In the genome of Sporichthyaceae bacterium, one region contains:
- a CDS encoding S-methyl-5'-thioadenosine phosphorylase has protein sequence MALPRAEIGVIGGSGLYEFLPDAETVEVDTPFGAPSDPIVLGEVAGRRVAFLPRHGRDHRWPPHRIPYRANLWALRMLGVGQVLAPCAVGSLRHDRPIGALVIPDQVMDRTSGRAGTYYDGPPAGVIHVSFADPYCPDGRAVAAHCARTAGWEPFDDGTLVVIEGPRFSSRAESQWYAASGASIIGMTGQPEAALARELALCYTQLALVTDLDAGIETGAGVTMAEVFAIFAENVGRLRDLLFAVIAAMPVERKCPCPATLDGLRLGIELP, from the coding sequence GTGGCACTTCCGCGCGCCGAGATCGGCGTCATCGGCGGTTCGGGGCTCTACGAGTTCTTGCCCGACGCCGAGACCGTCGAGGTGGACACCCCCTTCGGGGCGCCGTCGGACCCGATCGTGCTCGGCGAGGTGGCCGGGCGCCGGGTGGCCTTTCTGCCCCGCCACGGCCGCGACCACCGCTGGCCGCCGCACCGCATTCCGTACCGGGCGAACCTGTGGGCGCTGCGCATGCTCGGGGTGGGCCAGGTGCTGGCGCCATGCGCGGTGGGGTCGCTACGCCACGATCGGCCGATCGGCGCGCTGGTGATCCCCGATCAGGTGATGGACCGCACCTCGGGACGGGCGGGCACCTATTACGACGGTCCACCGGCCGGGGTCATCCACGTCTCGTTCGCCGACCCGTACTGCCCGGACGGCCGTGCGGTGGCCGCGCACTGTGCGCGCACGGCGGGCTGGGAGCCCTTCGACGACGGCACGCTGGTCGTCATCGAGGGACCGCGGTTCTCCAGCCGCGCGGAGTCGCAGTGGTACGCCGCCTCCGGGGCCTCGATCATCGGCATGACCGGGCAGCCCGAGGCGGCGCTGGCCCGGGAACTGGCGCTGTGCTACACCCAACTGGCGCTGGTCACCGACCTGGACGCGGGCATCGAGACCGGTGCCGGGGTGACCATGGCCGAGGTGTTCGCGATCTTCGCGGAGAACGTCGGACGGCTACGCGACCTGCTGTTCGCGGTGATCGCGGCGATGCCCGTCGAACGGAAGTGCCCGTGCCCCGCCAC
- a CDS encoding FmdB family zinc ribbon protein: MPTYQYACTACDHAFEAVQKFTDNALTECPACAGKLRKVFSAVGVVFKGSGFYRNDSRSKSSSPDASAKSESSSSESKPSTEPAKKSAAEPAA, translated from the coding sequence TTGCCCACCTACCAATACGCCTGCACGGCATGTGATCACGCGTTCGAGGCCGTGCAGAAGTTCACCGACAATGCGCTGACCGAGTGCCCGGCCTGCGCCGGCAAGCTGCGCAAGGTCTTCTCCGCGGTGGGCGTGGTGTTCAAGGGCTCCGGGTTCTACCGCAATGACAGCCGGTCCAAGAGTTCCTCCCCCGACGCATCGGCCAAATCCGAGTCGTCGTCGAGTGAATCGAAGCCGTCGACCGAACCCGCCAAGAAGAGCGCCGCGGAGCCGGCGGCCTGA